In Methylovirgula sp., a single genomic region encodes these proteins:
- a CDS encoding secretin and TonB N-terminal domain-containing protein: MCNLLLSADRNHSRVKYLGLQLIVSCLLSFAGFVEGKENGGLARVRLMNFEIPAQPLASALQAYGEATGEQILYESQSALGRRSVNVTGKFPADAALIRLLAGTGLQVHHTGVHAITISFPQSDAEEPSFASAPIKADLNLGTLSVRGTAESDDGSKLRNYSEIIKLDVQSALQENPSTRIGAYHFVANLWIDPDNRIARADLSQSTGDQERDDAVISALQNFKLSARPPAGAPEPVRVAVSVKPYNE; this comes from the coding sequence GTGTGCAATCTCCTTTTAAGTGCAGATAGAAATCACTCGCGCGTCAAGTACCTCGGACTGCAGCTTATCGTGAGTTGCCTCCTGTCGTTTGCCGGTTTCGTTGAGGGAAAGGAAAACGGAGGTCTCGCCCGGGTGCGTTTGATGAATTTTGAAATTCCGGCGCAACCCTTGGCGTCCGCCCTGCAGGCCTATGGCGAGGCAACTGGTGAGCAAATCCTTTATGAGAGCCAATCGGCTCTAGGCCGACGGTCCGTCAATGTGACCGGGAAATTTCCGGCAGATGCCGCGCTTATTCGTCTTTTGGCGGGAACTGGCTTGCAAGTGCACCATACTGGCGTGCACGCGATTACCATTTCTTTCCCCCAATCTGACGCAGAGGAACCTTCATTCGCGAGCGCGCCTATCAAGGCAGATTTAAATTTGGGCACTCTGTCGGTGCGCGGTACGGCAGAAAGTGACGATGGTTCGAAACTTCGCAATTATAGTGAAATAATAAAACTCGATGTTCAGAGTGCCCTGCAAGAAAATCCGTCGACTCGTATTGGTGCCTATCATTTTGTCGCCAATTTATGGATTGATCCAGATAACCGCATCGCGCGTGCGGACCTCTCCCAGTCGACGGGCGACCAGGAAAGGGACGACGCCGTGATTTCAGCACTGCAAAATTTCAAATTAAGCGCGAGGCCGCCAGCTGGCGCCCCAGAACCGGTGCGGGTGGCCGTCAGCGTGAAACCTTATAATGAATAA
- a CDS encoding transglycosylase SLT domain-containing protein — MRREVIATLLFASVSLAPTISAAQDLRSAARGIPQSETPAPDSNASGDRAGYLKLVKAEAKQEGLPSEIADSVMAVESGYNPAAIGTSGEIGLMQILPTTARMMGFAGSNLDLAIPETNIHYGVAYLAGAWRLAASDICTAVMKYRAGYGETRFSYRSVDYCVAVRGKLSARNYPVTGDVPVATFGEPGSLVAGEGCRRHCLGGAVAHVDLAALNTRLSALVAQIHFGK; from the coding sequence GTGAGGCGCGAAGTCATTGCCACCCTACTCTTCGCAAGCGTGAGTCTGGCGCCGACAATTTCGGCTGCGCAAGATTTACGCTCCGCGGCCCGCGGAATTCCACAAAGTGAAACACCGGCACCGGATTCGAACGCGTCAGGCGACCGGGCGGGTTATTTGAAACTGGTCAAGGCGGAGGCCAAGCAGGAAGGCCTGCCATCGGAAATCGCCGATTCCGTCATGGCGGTCGAGAGTGGCTATAATCCCGCTGCCATCGGCACCTCCGGCGAAATCGGCCTGATGCAAATCCTGCCCACGACCGCACGGATGATGGGATTTGCCGGATCGAACCTCGATCTCGCGATTCCCGAGACGAACATCCACTATGGCGTCGCGTATCTCGCGGGCGCCTGGCGGCTGGCGGCGAGCGACATCTGCACCGCGGTGATGAAATATCGCGCCGGCTATGGCGAGACCCGCTTTTCTTATCGTTCCGTCGATTATTGTGTTGCGGTTCGCGGCAAACTGAGCGCCCGAAATTATCCAGTCACAGGAGACGTTCCGGTCGCGACCTTCGGCGAGCCGGGATCATTGGTCGCGGGCGAGGGCTGCCGCCGCCACTGCCTCGGCGGAGCGGTGGCACATGTCGATCTCGCGGCCCTGAACACAAGGCTGAGCGCGCTCGTCGCGCAAATACACTTCGGGAAATAG